In the genome of Gemmatimonas sp. UBA7669, the window GAAGCGGGTGGCAATGGGCACTGGTATCGCTACCTGTCACCGGTCAGCATTTTCGAACCCTTCTCGTTCGCGACCGCGCAGAGTGCGGCGGAGGCGAGTTCGTACAATGGTCTGCAGGGCTATCTGGCTACGATCACCTCGCAGGCCGAGCAGGATTTCATGAACGGCGCCTTCTCGTATCTGCTCGGATTCGGTGGTACAGGCACCGCGTGGCTAGGCGCGAGTGACGCCGCAACAGAAGGCGAGTGGCGCTGGCTTGGCGGACCCGAAGCCGGACAACTGGTAAGCTACACCAACTGGCGGCCCGGCCACCCCGTCGCCGCAGCAGGCTTTGAGAATTATGACCTGCTGGCGCTCAGCATCTTCGGCGGAAGCCCAACAACGTACGGATGGGTCTCGGTCGAACAATCGGGCGGTGCACTCGGCTACATCATCGAGTATGGCAACGGACCAGTGACGACCGTACCTGAGCCGGGCCCACTCGGTCTGCTGGCGGCGGGCGCGGCCGCATTCGGCATGATGGTTCGGCGGCGGCGGGAAGACGCAGCACGCGGCTGAGTATCGGCGCCACGGCGCGCGTGTCCACGACGAGCCAACGCGCGCCGCTGGCGCCCATGGGAGTCCCAGGCGCATGCGCAGCATCTGCCGCACAGTGCGCGAGGCATGGCGTCCTACATTGTCGGAATGCCAAGCCCCGCGAGATAGCGGTAGGTCTCATCGTAGTTGGCCGGCTGCAACGTACTGTCCGACTTGCGGCCCTTCGGCACAAAGATCGCCATGCCCTGTCGCGCGCGAGTGAGCAGCACACGATAGGCATTGAGCAGGTAGCGCTGCCGCTCGGTGTTGTGCACCATGGTCCATCGGTCGCCACGGAAGTTGTGATACGACCACGCGCCGTTGTGCCGCCTCAGGTCCGCGTCCCAGCTCACCAGCGTCCAGTCGAGCTCGAGACCCTGCGTTTGAAACTCGGTCGCGGCATCCTCCAGGTAGTACGACGAGCGGGTATCACTGGCCGGCGCGAGGAAGTATTTCACCGGATCCACATTCACCCGCACGTCTATGCAGTAGGCCTTGAGCCGCTGCGCCTGCGAGGACGCCAACAAGCCGAAGCGCTCGTTGCCACGCGCCTGCTGCTTCACCCACTGCTTGCCCACGGTTCGGTCACGCGTGAGCACGATCGGAAAGCGACGCTGCACATCGGCCAGGATCTCACGTGCGCGGTCCTCATCCGTATCCAGCAGCGCCTTGACCATGCCCGACACATGCTCGGCACGGAACGATCGCATGGACACGGCCAGATGCAACGCGTACTGCGTTTCAACCATGGCGCGTGAACCAAGTCGTTCAATGGCCTGACCCGCCGCATACTCCGAGTCATGCAGCTCAGGCGAAAGGTAGGTGTGCCAGTGCGGGAAGCGTTCGCGCACGGCATCCAGCCACGCACCAATCCCCGACTCGCCGGTGTGGATCTCCTGACCGCCGCCCACCAGACACACGACCACCGCCCAATCCGGGTGTCGATCCATGTACGACAGCAGAAACTCCGGCTCGGACATCGCAAAGTCGCGTACACCCTTGCGTTGCTTCATGAACAGAGAGGTCTTCTCGCGGTTCCAGGCCCGTTGCGCTTCGTCAAAAATGGCCACGTGCTCCGCCGGGGGCCGGGTAGTGTCACGCAATCCCTCGTCACGAAAGTGATGAACGTTTTGAATGAACGGCTTCACGTTCTGGCGGATCTTTCCCTTGCGCTCCACTTCACCGCCCATCGCCTTCTGCCGCGCGAGGTCATCCTCCACCAACGCCTCACGCAGTACATTGACCAGCGGGCCGTTGCCTGAGAGAAACACGGCGTGGGTGTCGTCCTTGCCCAGATGCTGTGTGGCAATGTTCAGTCCGACCAGCGTCTTGCCCGCGCCCGGCACACCGGTCACGAACACGATGGACTTCTCACGATTGGCGCGGCTGCGCGCAATGATCTCCTCCACACAGGAGGACGTGGCGTGCAGATTGCGCGCACCAGCGTCGCTGCGCGCGATGTTCTGCACCGAGTGACGAGCATAGAGCGCCTTCGCGGCCTCCACAATCGTGGGACTCGGACGATAGGACGCACGCCCCCATGCAGCAGCATCGATGGCAGCCCCCTGGGCGAGTTGTACGGCCGAGCGCAGCGCGTCGCCTACGCTCTCGGCGTTGGCTTTGCGCGGGGGATAAACGCCGTCAGCGTGTGGCGCCCTCCATTCGGCATCAGGTGAGGTCGCACCCGTGGCGCACAGCACCGGAAAGATGGGTGTGTCGCGGCTGGCCTCATGAAAGTTCTTGAGGTCGAGCGCGTAGTCCCAGGCCTGATTGTAGTCGGGACGGCTGAAGCGCTGCTCGCCCACCTTGAACTCGATGGGTACCACGGCCGATTGCGCGACCACTACCCCATCAATGCGGCTACCAAGGCGCGGCACATCGAACTCGAGAAACAGCGAGCCGTCTACGCCATTCAGCGACTGCTTGAGCACGCGGATCTGCTCCTTCCACGCCTCCGTCTGCTTTCCGTCGATGGACAGGCCGCTGGCACCAGCCAGGTGGCCGAGCACGGTGGGTTCGCCTTCCGCGAGGAATCCCGCAATGGAGGCGCTGTAGTAGGCCGATTGGCGTGTCGGTACATTGGGCAGTGACATGGCGCCAAGCTATCGTGCGAGCGGGGGTGGGCGCCAGGCTGGTCGTACTCCGCCGCCACCGACGCCCCCTACGTCACTCGACGTAGGGAACGGCGTGCGCGTGGGTTTGATCATAGACTCTGCCGCATGGCCCGCCTGATCGCGAAAACCCGAGGTGCATTCGGGGTGGTCGCCAGTCTCAGTCTCTTCTTAACGCATTTCACAGCATGGATACTCGCCGGTGTGCCCGCCACCTACCGGGCCATGCAGGAGAACCCGTTGCTGGTGGCGCAGACCGGGCACAGGGCTGTGGGTGGTGCGCGGTGGGGCGCTGCTGGTTGTGACGCGCGCTGTCATCAGCGCCCGGCGCGGCGCCTGACAACAGGTGCGCGGCGCTGCTTGAGCTTGTGCCCCACCTCAACTATCGCCGCAATCAGCGGCTGCAGCTCACGACCCAATTCGGTGAGCGCGTATTCCACCGTGGGAGGCGACGTCGGCATGACGTGACGCGAGATCACGCCCATCTGCTCCAACTCTACCAGTCGTGCGGACAACACCTTCGCAGAGATCCCTTGCACGTCGCGGCGCAACTCGCTGAACCG includes:
- a CDS encoding DUF2075 domain-containing protein; amino-acid sequence: MSLPNVPTRQSAYYSASIAGFLAEGEPTVLGHLAGASGLSIDGKQTEAWKEQIRVLKQSLNGVDGSLFLEFDVPRLGSRIDGVVVAQSAVVPIEFKVGEQRFSRPDYNQAWDYALDLKNFHEASRDTPIFPVLCATGATSPDAEWRAPHADGVYPPRKANAESVGDALRSAVQLAQGAAIDAAAWGRASYRPSPTIVEAAKALYARHSVQNIARSDAGARNLHATSSCVEEIIARSRANREKSIVFVTGVPGAGKTLVGLNIATQHLGKDDTHAVFLSGNGPLVNVLREALVEDDLARQKAMGGEVERKGKIRQNVKPFIQNVHHFRDEGLRDTTRPPAEHVAIFDEAQRAWNREKTSLFMKQRKGVRDFAMSEPEFLLSYMDRHPDWAVVVCLVGGGQEIHTGESGIGAWLDAVRERFPHWHTYLSPELHDSEYAAGQAIERLGSRAMVETQYALHLAVSMRSFRAEHVSGMVKALLDTDEDRAREILADVQRRFPIVLTRDRTVGKQWVKQQARGNERFGLLASSQAQRLKAYCIDVRVNVDPVKYFLAPASDTRSSYYLEDAATEFQTQGLELDWTLVSWDADLRRHNGAWSYHNFRGDRWTMVHNTERQRYLLNAYRVLLTRARQGMAIFVPKGRKSDSTLQPANYDETYRYLAGLGIPTM
- a CDS encoding lectin-like protein; the encoded protein is MRPDSRLARHLPHKMITLACAALALLVAPTTTSAQTDQLVQWTTEAGGNGHWYRYLSPVSIFEPFSFATAQSAAEASSYNGLQGYLATITSQAEQDFMNGAFSYLLGFGGTGTAWLGASDAATEGEWRWLGGPEAGQLVSYTNWRPGHPVAAAGFENYDLLALSIFGGSPTTYGWVSVEQSGGALGYIIEYGNGPVTTVPEPGPLGLLAAGAAAFGMMVRRRREDAARG
- a CDS encoding helix-turn-helix domain-containing protein, which produces MPVPMRKNRVVPPPAECPLTECMRVIGGAWKPHIIWYLRETPRRFSELRRDVQGISAKVLSARLVELEQMGVISRHVMPTSPPTVEYALTELGRELQPLIAAIVEVGHKLKQRRAPVVRRRAGR